A section of the Phycisphaerales bacterium genome encodes:
- the lptD gene encoding LPS assembly protein LptD produces the protein MSSPHSLTLGIDHPWRRASKLALVLSALLLLFTAGRINAQDSAADELPIPPPITKPIDIEVAPAPSPGDDAAATATSLGSGQLIQKPSGEIEISGDRLSGIVLPIEPIIEEASFSALRVWNWTVNETQRLVLDGNVKINIGQYAFQSNRAVVWLNRMDSDKGLISQIAIYFPQVENRTSTAGLGVAGNHVLVTASTTGKIQIHTALMTPGKPDMPQLLEMAHERMAEHLWQVVSKPQQLSQVPQVKRKYKAPEFIPTPGGSPPKAPKIEPSTMESLPNRGNSTPWLQAPNGRIRFIAGRAEFEPGSDQNTISIMGTVMIEYHAGSTKDFDKFSTLTLTAQRGVVFLQPGSVKDIMSEEMSNEDILGIYLEGNVVADVDNGEYVIRAPKVYYDFENGQAVMLNAVLRTYNRDGRFPLYARAGELRQAADQQWHARQATISTSEFFTPHFAIGSEQVRIDRVPSADAADEEQIFFHSQHNTFRAGGVPVGYWPVFHGSHRRFPLKSIRAGYNKYKGAIIGTRWDFWSLMGMDPPEGIDTTLKLDAYTTRGVGGGVDAGYYFGDTSGELDLYLQSDQGEERTAAGRTLAVEENLRGLALWKNTSILSDYWLVQAQFSYISDETYVSSWRSEDYYDRREYETSFYAKFQDQNTAFTALADYSINNFISNAWLLASRQYQVDKFPELTYRRYGDNLFDILTYSSEYRASRMRMVFQPGTPEEAGVRNKGFVATKNEDFSDELRNQGLIESWVTQLNTRQELSAPLTLGWLKATPFVSVEASYFLDEYSTKADEEQNLLLSGSIGVRLNTEIQRVYNTVKNELLDLNRMRHILEPYLMLWYASNDFNDAERPQYDASVDQIADGAAAQIGIRNTFQTQRGGPGRWRSVDFLTLDTYAVVTGDDPDQRYPTPQFFSWRPQYSSLGDHLRGKGVWMVTDTMSFSGDVIWDLDNNELARTSVGVSFDHSPKMRTYVEYRMTSFNESELLDIGWEYDLSKRYKVKVFPQWDFRRNDLRRFNMQVTRRFPDFELVIRIAYDQIDGETTASASLDLADF, from the coding sequence GAAGTTGCACCCGCACCAAGCCCAGGGGACGACGCTGCCGCAACCGCCACGTCATTAGGTAGTGGCCAGCTCATTCAAAAGCCCTCTGGCGAAATTGAGATTTCTGGCGATCGACTGAGCGGCATCGTTTTACCGATCGAGCCAATCATTGAAGAAGCTTCATTCTCAGCTCTTCGGGTCTGGAACTGGACCGTCAATGAAACTCAAAGGCTCGTGCTCGATGGCAACGTCAAAATAAACATTGGCCAATATGCCTTTCAATCGAACCGAGCAGTTGTTTGGCTTAATCGCATGGATAGTGACAAGGGGCTGATAAGCCAGATTGCCATTTACTTCCCGCAAGTTGAAAATCGCACCTCAACAGCAGGCCTCGGTGTGGCGGGGAATCATGTGTTGGTTACGGCAAGTACAACCGGCAAAATACAGATTCATACGGCGCTCATGACACCCGGCAAACCAGACATGCCACAACTCTTAGAGATGGCCCATGAACGCATGGCCGAACATCTTTGGCAGGTCGTGTCTAAACCACAGCAACTAAGCCAAGTGCCTCAGGTCAAAAGGAAGTATAAAGCGCCCGAGTTCATACCCACTCCAGGCGGTTCGCCACCAAAGGCACCGAAGATCGAACCAAGCACCATGGAATCGCTGCCCAATCGAGGGAACTCAACGCCGTGGCTCCAGGCACCAAATGGAAGAATTCGATTTATAGCTGGTCGCGCCGAGTTTGAACCGGGCTCAGATCAGAACACGATTAGCATCATGGGCACGGTCATGATTGAGTATCACGCCGGCAGCACCAAAGACTTTGACAAATTCTCTACGCTCACACTCACGGCACAACGCGGTGTGGTTTTCCTGCAACCCGGATCAGTCAAGGACATCATGTCCGAAGAGATGTCGAATGAGGACATTCTTGGCATCTACCTTGAAGGCAATGTCGTCGCAGATGTTGATAATGGGGAATATGTCATTCGAGCTCCAAAAGTCTACTACGACTTTGAGAATGGCCAGGCAGTCATGCTCAATGCCGTTTTGCGCACATACAATCGCGATGGCCGTTTCCCGCTCTATGCACGTGCAGGCGAACTCCGACAAGCTGCTGATCAGCAATGGCATGCCCGCCAAGCCACGATTTCGACCAGTGAGTTTTTTACGCCTCACTTTGCCATTGGTTCTGAGCAGGTCAGGATTGATCGCGTGCCCTCAGCAGATGCAGCTGATGAAGAGCAGATCTTCTTTCATAGCCAGCACAATACTTTCCGTGCAGGTGGCGTCCCAGTTGGCTATTGGCCGGTCTTTCACGGGTCCCACCGTCGGTTCCCGCTCAAGAGTATTCGTGCCGGATATAACAAGTATAAGGGCGCCATCATTGGAACCCGTTGGGATTTCTGGTCGTTGATGGGTATGGATCCGCCCGAAGGCATCGATACAACCCTCAAACTTGATGCATATACGACGCGCGGTGTTGGTGGCGGAGTTGATGCCGGCTATTACTTTGGAGACACCTCCGGGGAACTGGATCTCTATCTTCAGTCTGACCAGGGCGAAGAACGAACCGCTGCCGGGCGAACCCTGGCGGTTGAAGAAAACCTGCGCGGCCTCGCTCTATGGAAAAACACTTCAATTCTTAGCGATTACTGGCTTGTACAAGCTCAATTTTCCTACATCAGTGATGAAACATACGTCTCATCTTGGCGTTCGGAAGACTATTACGATCGGCGCGAGTATGAGACTAGTTTCTATGCCAAATTCCAAGATCAAAACACTGCGTTTACGGCATTAGCAGACTATTCAATCAACAACTTCATTTCGAACGCATGGCTTCTCGCAAGCCGCCAATACCAAGTCGACAAGTTCCCGGAATTAACCTACCGCAGGTATGGGGACAATCTCTTTGATATCCTGACCTACTCAAGTGAGTATCGAGCCAGCCGTATGCGCATGGTCTTTCAACCAGGAACACCGGAAGAAGCCGGCGTCCGCAACAAAGGCTTTGTGGCTACCAAAAATGAGGACTTTTCTGACGAACTACGTAATCAGGGCCTCATCGAGAGCTGGGTCACACAGCTAAACACCCGACAAGAGTTATCAGCGCCACTCACACTTGGCTGGCTCAAAGCAACACCTTTTGTCTCTGTTGAAGCATCCTATTTCTTAGATGAGTACTCGACCAAGGCGGATGAAGAGCAGAATCTGCTGCTGTCGGGTTCAATCGGCGTACGACTCAATACCGAAATTCAGCGCGTTTACAACACTGTCAAAAACGAACTACTCGACCTCAACCGCATGCGCCACATCCTGGAGCCTTACCTGATGCTCTGGTATGCAAGCAATGATTTCAATGATGCTGAACGCCCTCAATACGATGCTTCCGTCGATCAAATCGCGGATGGTGCAGCGGCTCAAATCGGCATCCGAAATACATTTCAAACACAACGGGGTGGTCCCGGCCGCTGGCGTTCAGTCGATTTCCTCACGCTCGATACCTATGCCGTCGTGACCGGAGACGATCCCGATCAGCGGTATCCAACGCCGCAGTTTTTCTCATGGCGACCACAGTATTCATCACTTGGTGACCATCTCCGTGGAAAAGGTGTTTGGATGGTCACTGACACAATGTCTTTCTCTGGCGATGTCATTTGGGATTTGGACAACAATGAACTGGCCCGAACGTCGGTTGGGGTGTCCTTTGATCACTCTCCAAAGATGAGGACTTATGTGGAATACCGAATGACCTCGTTCAATGAATCTGAACTTTTAGATATCGGCTGGGAGTACGACCTCAGCAAGCGCTACAAAGTGAAGGTCTTTCCGCAATGGGATTTCCGCCGCAATGATCTTCGTCGGTTTAATATGCAGGTCACGCGCCGCTTCCCTGACTTCGAACTGGTGATTCGGATCGCATACGACCAGATCGATGGCGAAACGACCGCCTCAGCATCGCTCGATCTGGCTGATTTTTAG